The Drosophila biarmipes strain raj3 chromosome 2L, RU_DBia_V1.1, whole genome shotgun sequence genome has a window encoding:
- the LOC108033552 gene encoding putative gustatory receptor 28a — translation MAFKLWERFSQADNVFQALRPLTFISLLGLAPFRLNLNPRKEVQTSKFSFVAGIVHFLFFVLCFGISVKEGDSIIGYFFQTNITRLGDGTLRLTGILAMSTIFGFAMFKRQRLVSIIQNNIVVDEIFVRLGMKLDYRRILLSSFLISFGMLLFNVIYLCVSYSLLVSATISPSFVTFTTFALPHINISLMVFKFLCTTDLARSRFSMLNEILQDILDAHIEQNSALELSPMHSIDNHRRYSHRLRNLISTPMKRYSVTSVIRLNPEYAIKQVSNIHNLLCDICQTIEEYFTYPLLGIIAISFLFILFDDFYILEAIVNPKRLDVFEADEFFAFFLMQLIWYIVIIVLIVEGSSRTILHSSYTAAIVHKILNITDDPELRDRLFRLSLQLSHRKVLFTAAGLFRLDRTLIFTISGAATCYLIILIQFRFTHHMDDTISSLSNQSQSIHLGD, via the exons ATGGCCTTCAAGTTGTGGGAGCGCTTTTCGCAGGCGGACAATGTGTTTCAGGCGCTGCGACCCCTAACGTTTATTTCGCTCCTGGGCCTGGCTCCATTTCGGTTGAATCTCAATCCCCGAAAGGAGGTGCAAACATCCAAGTTCTCTTTTGTAGCCGGCATTGTGCACTTTCTTTTCTTCGTCCTGTGCTTCGGTATCTCGGTGAAGGAGGGGGACTCCATCATTGGTTACTTCTTCCAAACGAATATCACCCGGTTGGGCGATGGAACCCTGCGCCTGACTGGCATCCTGGCCATGTCCACCATCTTTGGCTTCGCTATGTTCAAACGGCAGAGATTGGTCAGCATCATCCAGAACAACATCGTGGTGGACGAGATATTTGTGCGGCTGGGCATGAAGCTGGACTACCGAAGGATCCTGCTGTCCAGTTTCCTGATATCCTTCGGCATGCTGCTCTTCAACGTCATCTACTTGTGTGTGAGCTATAGCCTCTTGGTGAGTGCCACCATATCGCCCTCCTTCGTGACGTTCACGACCTTCGCCCTGCCGCACATCAACATCAGCCTGATGGTCTTCAAGTTTCTTTGCACCACGGACTTGGCCAGGAGTCGGTTTAGCATGCTGAACGAA ATCCTACAGGATATTCTAGATGCCCACATAGAGCAGAACAGCGCCTTGGAGCTTTCCCCGATGCACTCGATTGACAACCACAGGCGCTACTCCCACCGCCTGCGAAACTTGATCAGCACCCCGATGAAGCGCTACAGTGTTACCTCCGTCATACGCCTCAATCCTGAGTACGCCATCAAGCAGGTGTCCAACATCCACAATCTTCTCTGTGACATTTGCCAGACCATCGAGGAGTACTTCACATATCCGCTGCTGGGAATCATCGCCATATCCTTCCTGTTCATTCTCTTCGACGACTTCTACATTTTGGAGGCCATTGTGAATCCCAAACGACTGGATGTTTTTGAGGCCGATGAATTCTTTGCCTTCTTCCTGATGCAGCTCATCTGGTACATAGTGATTATCGTGCTGATCGTGGAGGGCAGCAGTCGCACTATTTTACACAGCAGCTACACGGCCGCCATAGTCCACAAGATCCTGAATATCACCGACGATCCTGAGCTCAGGGATCGACTTTTCCGGCTCTCCTTGCAGCTATCGCATAGGAAAGTCCTCTTCACAGCCGCAGGACTTTTTCGTCTGGATCGCACACTGATTTTTACC ATCTCGGGCGCTGCCACTTGCTACCTCATTATCCTCATCCAGTTTCGGTTTACCCACCACATGGACGACACCATCTCCAGTTTATCCAATCAATCTCAATCTATTCATCTTGGCGATTAA
- the LOC108034100 gene encoding alpha-tocopherol transfer protein-like, with protein sequence MGKAECISYDEQQLPYIDLGSARIRMEKDAAPEWALKKAQDELREVPGVKEQAIKELRELIQNEKYLNLPMDDEYMMMFLRPTHYYPESALKRLKNFYHMKLKYGIACENIIPSKLKNVFEANILNLLPQRDQHGRRLLVLEAGKKWKPSQVPLVDLFRGIQLTVLGSMVEPYSQICGAVVIIDMEGLPLSHITQFTPSFAAMLLDYIQECICMRLKAVHIVNNSYIFNMLFAIFKPFIREKLRKRIFFHGKDYKSLISHIEASALPPKYGGSATWELPPGKLLGEFFECYSKDYELADSYGYTEGYKMKK encoded by the exons ATGGGCAAGGCGGAGTGCATCAGCTACGATGAGCAGCAGTTGCCCTACATCGACCTGGGCTCGGCTCGGATCCGCATGGAGAAGGACGCCGCCCCGGAGTGGGCCCTGAAGAAGGCGCAGGACGAGCTGAGGGAGGTGCCCGGGGTCAAGGAGCAGGCCATCAAGGAGCTCAGGGAACTCATTCAGA ACGAGAAGTACCTGAACCTGCCGATGGATGATGAGTACATGATGATGTTCCTGCGTCCCACCCATTATTATCCTGAAAGTGCCTTGAAGAGG CTCAAGAACTTTTACCACATGAAACTGAAGTACGGAATCGCTTGTGAGAACATTATCCCCAGCAAGTTGAAGAACGTTTTTGAGGCAAACATTTTGAATTTGCTGCCTCAGAGAGACCAACACGGTCGTCGACTTCTAGTGCTGGAAGCAGGCA AAAAATGGAAGCCATCCCAAGTGCCCTTGGTGGATTTGTTCCGTGGCATTCAGTTGACTGTCCTGGGTTCCATGGTGGAGCCCTATTCGCAAATTTGCGGCGCCGTTGTGATTATCGATATGGAGG GTCTGCCACTTAGCCACATTACACAGTTCACACCGTCGTTTGCCGCCATGTTGCTGGATTACATTCAAGAATGCATCTGCATGCGTTTGAAGGCAGTTCACATTGTGAATAATTCATACATATTCAACATGCTCTTCGCCATATTCAAGCCATTCATTCGCGAAAAGCTGCGCAAGAGG ATCTTCTTCCATGGCAAGGACTACAAGTCCCTGATCTCTCACATCGAGGCCAGTGCCTTGCCGCCCAAATACGGCGGTTCTGCCACTTGGGAACTGCCTCCTGGTAAACTCCTGGGAGAGTTCTTCGAGTGCTACTCTAAGGACTACGAAC TGGCTGACAGCTATGGTTACACTGAGGGCTACAAAATGAAGAAGTAG
- the LOC108034257 gene encoding protein peste, translating to MPTQSSAMWGQKSNRKLIIGVFGFCLGLFGILCGMFWVDLFDWIMQKEMALAPDTRVYENWKSPPMDLSLDIYLYNWTNPEDFYVGSGKKPRFEQLGPYRFTERPDKVDIHWHPENASVSYRRRSLFYFDAEGSNGSLDDEITTLNAVALSAAATAKHWASVKRSLVDVGLKMYNAEMSVQKSIDELLFTGYNDAMIDVAIAMPIFGDEVKVPFDKFGWFYTRNGSADLTGVFNVFTGADHLSKLGQMHAWNYQENTGFFSSHCGMTNGSAGEFQPQHLKPGDSVGLFTPDMCRTIPLDYVETVDVEGLQGLKFSGGPRSVDNGTMYPENLCFCGGQCVPSGVMNISSCRFGSPVFMSYPHFFNGDPYYVDQVEGMSPNQKDHEFYMVVEPSTGIPLEVAARFQVNMLVEPIQGIALYTGIPKIFFPLIWFEQKVRITPEMADQLKVLPIVLMSGQIFAGVCLAIGIILLCWAPVQNLLSSCRNRRYDLKTQTKTNGQYKSRSQFSSAEELKSKASTLACEKSAKGSPDSSPLLEKSRKPTIIKSQTGESVATASTAISDNKQD from the exons ATGCCAACACAAAGCAGCGCGATGTGGGGCCAAAAAAGCAATCGCAAATTAATTATCGGCGTTTTCGGCTTCTGCCTGGGACTGTTTGGCATATTGTGCGGAATGTTCTGGGTGGACCTGTTCGATTGGATCATGCAGAAG GAAATGGCTCTGGCCCCCGACACACGTGTCTACGAGAACTGGAAGAGCCCGCCCATGGATCTCAGCCTCGACATCTACCTGTACAACTGGACGAATCCCGAGGACTTCTACGTGGGCTCGGGGAAAAAGCCGCGGTTCGAGCAGCTGGGTCCCTACCGCTTCACCGAGCGGCCCGACAAGGTGGACATCCACTGGCATCCCGAGAACGCATCCGTGAGCTACCGCAGGCGCAGCCTGTTCTACTTCGATGCGGAGGGCAGCAACGGAAGTCTGGACGATGAGATTACCACCCTCAACGCTGTAGCTCTG TCCGCAGCTGCCACTGCAAAGCACTGGGCGTCAGTTAAGCGTTCCCTGGTTGACGTCGGCCTTAAGATGTATAACGCCGAAATGTCCGTCCAGAAATCGATCGACGAACTCCTCTTCACCGGATACAACGACGCCATGATCGATGTGGCCATTGCAATGCCCATTTTCGGCGATGAGGTGAAGGTGCCATTCGACAAGTTCGGCTGGTTTTACACGCGCAACGGAAGCGCCGATCTCACTGGTGTCTTCAATGTATTTACGGGCGCCGATCACCTGTCCAAGTTGGGTCAGATGCACGCGTGGAACTACCAGGAAAACACTGGATTCTTCAGCTCCCATTGCGGCATGACCAACGGATCTGCCGGCGAGTTCCAGCCACAGCATCTCAAGCCCGGCGATAGTGTCGGGCTTTTCACGCCGGATATGTGCCGCACGATTCCACTGGACTACGTGGAAACGGTGGATGTCGAAGGACTACAGGGTCTTAAGTTCTCTGGTGGACCTCGATCGGTGGATAATG GCACCATGTATCCCGAGAACCTATGTTTTTGTGGCGGCCAATGTGTTCCCTCGGGCGTGATGAACATCAGTTCCTGTCGCTTTGGATCCCCCGTTTTTATGTCCTATCCGCACTTCTTCAACGGAGATCCTTACTACGTCGATCAGGTAGAGGGCATGAGTCCCAATCAGAAGGATCATGAGTTCTATATGGTGGTGGAGCCGAGTACTGGAATTCCCCTGGAGGTGGCTGCCCGATTCCAAGTCAACATGCTTGTGGAGCCGATCCAGGGAATCGCCTTATACACAGGAATACCAAAGATATTTTTCCCACTCATATGGTTCGAACAAAAAGTGAGAATCACTCCCGAGATGGCTGATCAGTTGAAGGTTCTCCCGATTGTTCTGATGTCCGGACAAATCTTCGCCGGAGTTTGCTTGGCGATTGGCATAATACTCCTCTGCTGGGCTCCTGTTCAGAATTTATTATCTTCGTGTCGGAATCGTAGATACGATCTGAAGACTCAAACCAAGACCAACGGCCAGTACAAGAGCCGCTCCCAGTTCTCCAGTGCCGAGGAACTCAAGTCCAAGGCCTCCACTTTGGCCTGCGAAAAGAGCGCCAAGGGATCTCCGGACAGTTCGCCGCTCCTCGAAAAAAGCCGGAAGCCAACTATTATCAAGTCCCAGACGGGCGAAAGTGTGGCCACTGCATCTACGGCCATCAGTGACAATAAACAGGATTGA